Below is a window of Apodemus sylvaticus chromosome 5, mApoSyl1.1, whole genome shotgun sequence DNA.
CCAAAGCAAGCTGGCTAGTCAGACTAGCTGTATTTGTGAGCTCTGGATCTTGAGGGATGTGCTTCATTGaataagtgtcttagtcagggtttctattcctgcacaaacatcatgaccaagaagcaagttggggaggaaagggtttattgagcttacacttccaaattgctgttcatcaccaaaggaagtcaggactggaactcaagcaggtcaggaagcaggagctgatgcagaggccatggagggatgtttcttactggcttgcttcccctggcttgctcagcctgctctcttatagaacccaagagcaccagcccagggatggtaccacccacaaggggccctccccccttgatcactaattgagaaaaggccccacagctggctctcatggaggcacttccccaactgaagctcctttctctgtgataactccagcctgtgtcaagttgacacacaaaaccagccagtacaataaggtagaagagaaattgaagatgattcacatgcacaagcacacacaaatacacagacacacgcacacacacacataccacatacctacattaaaaagagaaaaaagacgAGTATACTGTGATTTTGGATGTATTTTGGGGATGCACAGTGGGCACACAGCGGCATGAGAAACGACGAAGAGGAGGAATTGCTGTGGATCATGGCTTCATTATTTCTGGACCTGTGGTGGAAAGGTGAGGGGACCAAAGCTGCTCACCCCagtcagccaggaagcagagaggggcaAGGGGTGTTCAGGAGCAAGATATGCCCGTCAAATGCATGTTCCCTGTGACCTGCTTCCTCCAAGAGGTCCCACTCGCTAAAAGCCCACTCCACCATTCAAGCATCCATTGATAACACCATGATCCTGTCACCTCTCCTTTCATGTCACCCATGGGAGACCAAGCTTTCGACACATGAGGCTCTGGATAGTAGACAGCAactggtggagagagagagaccaagaatGAATCCCACAGACTCTGAGGTGGGGCGGGAATGTAAAGCTACAGAGACTACGTTCACCATGTGCTGGGCACGGTGTGGATGCCTCACAGATGTGGTCATAAGCAACTCTTTAAAGGTGACTCCAGGGACTTGAGAGATAGTGAAGTGgtggagagcactgactgctcttccagaggacccagtttgattcacagcaacctcatggtggctcacaaccagccatAACGACAATCAGAGGGAAcatgacactctcttctggcctccttaggcaccaggcacacatgtagtagaCAGCaggtaaaacaaacaagcaaatggaaAATGGGCCACTAGGGATGGTGTTATAGTTTTATTTACATGGGAGATAACAGACCCAGAGAAGGCAAGTCTATTCCTGGACGTCACCCCGATGACAAGTAGCAGCAGAGTAATTTTCCTGTCCCAAGGCAATGGTGAAGGGCACCGAGCCAATGAGAATCTTCAAGATGAAGCCAGGGACAAAGACCTTCTGCCACTTACTGGGTCTGTATTTTGTGCCAAATTCCAAAAGTCTGAGGAGTTTGGTCACCATTCGAGAGTCCAGGGAGGCGGAGTTTGTAGGGTGAACAAATTTTTCCAGGAAGATGTGGGCAATGATGGTGGAGTCGGTGTCATTGGTGGTGAGCACAATTCTGAGTGCTAGCTTGATAGTTTGTCAGATCACCATGGGAACAAACCTCTTGGTGAACCCTTGAGGGAGATTCTAGATTGGGCCAGTTAAAGCAGGAAGAAGAGTCTTCCTAAATGTGGGTGGAGCCACTTCATGGGCTGAGGTCCTGGACTGAGGACACAGGAGAAGGTGAGGGGAGCATCCATCACCCACCGTACTCTGCTTCCGGACAGCCGAGGCTCAGTGTCCAGAGGCTCCGGCTGCTACGCCCTCCCCTCCATGATGGGCTGTAGCCTCAAACCTTGAGCCCAATTGACCCTCcattccttaagttgctttggttgGGTATTCTTTCAAAACAAGGAAAGTAAACAGATACAAGATTCAACCTCAAGACCCTGTCCtgagctgggtagtggtggcgcacgcctttaatcccagcacttgggaggcagaggcaggtggatttctgagtttgaggtcagcatggtcttctacagactgagttccaggacagccagggctacacagagaaaccctgtctcggaaaaaccaaaaaaaaaaaaaaacccaaagaagaagaagaagaagaagaagaagaagaagaagaagaagaagaagaagaagaagaagaagaaaaggctttaaaataatttttgtttgctttgttgttgcattTGTATATAGAGGATTTGTCTTGGGCATTATTGTACTTATACCATGGGGACATTGTCTGTGAACCTAAAAGGAGGGCAAATGGGGGCCTTGGTGTCTGCCCTGGTACAGGGTGCCAGCTGTCATTGGTTGCTAGCAGAAAGCAAGTCTAGCCACTGTGGGCAGAGAAGGTGTGAAATTGACATGTGAAGTGTCCGGAAGCAGTGAGTATGAAGAACGAGTTCCACATGGATTATAAGGTCTCTTGGAGACAGAACTGTAGAGAGAATGTCTTATGTATTGTACGGATGCATCACTTGTCAATTAAAAATCCTATGAATGGGCtagagatgggtcagcaggtaagagcactcactgtctgctcttctagagggcatgagttcaattcccagcaaccacgtggtagctcacgaccatctgtgatgggatccgatgcccacTTCTGAAGACAGCTTTCCAAATTGTCTGTCTTCAAACTcaacagatctgcctgcctctactacTTAAATTCTGGCACTAAAGGCATGCCTCACAACAACATGCAATTTTTTCTTAAAACTCAGAAGTGtgtgtgggatggggtgggtgggtttAATATTGAAATAACTGAAGCCACCCACAAGAACAAaaggtacagtgtactcatataaatacataaaacttacaaaaaaaaaagcctatggcctatggcttagataggaaatagaaggtgggacatccaggaggtaaaagaattctgggatacaGCCAGGTGCAGGGAAATTAGTCTGGGAAGATGTGAAGAGACAGACTCCTGGTACCAGAGTCCAGGGAACCAGCCACATGCCAGAATGttggttaaaataaatgggttatcttaagttatgattctagtcagagaagagcctaacTGTGTGGCCAGGATATTCTTAAATAtgttttgagactgagtctttTTTCTGGAAATGTGGGACCAGGAGTCAGAACCAGGCATAACTTCAATTCGGGAACCACATACTTTTCAAGCAGCCGCAGAAGACTGAGAACATGGAGCACCTCCCACTGCCTGCTTGCATCCATGCTGTGTGAGTACTTCTAGCCCAAGGGCTCCTCAAGATGTGTGTCAAGACATGGCTGGGCTCTTATCTTTCAGATAGTCTGCCTAAGCTTGTACAttcttctctctgtcttgtgGGCGACCACGGTCCTTATCACCATCCCGAACTCTCTAAATTTCCCTACAAAGGAATTCTTTGTTCTTTTGCCCAGTTAGcgccctcttccctaccctccTTTGGACAGCATCTCAGAAGTCTCTGGACCCACATTTCTTGATCTGCAATTTCTAAGGCCCCAGGAAAATCTTATTCTTGCAAAGGCTGAGTCAACCAGGAAAATGACAAAAGCAGTGTAAAGATACAGCGGACCGGTCTCCCTTCCTGATAGAACCAGGGATGGGTTCCACTGCGGGCAAGTCAAATATTACTGACTTGACTTGGTTCACAGAACAGAAGGGAAGGTTAAAGGCATCCTGCCTTGTAAGAATGGCGAGGAAGGAAAAACTGAGGCCTTCCCAGGACACCTGTGAGGGAGATGGGGTACTTTGCCGTCCTTTGTTCAAGACTAGTATCCCCAGTACAGCATCGGCTTGGCTACTCCCAGGTCCGGGCGTAGAGAAGGTGCTTTGCAGGACAATTCCTGCCAGCTATCCTGCTGCAGGAAGAGCATTCCCAATCCAAATCAAGGAGCTTCAGCAGAAAAGGGAAGGATGTGTGGTAGGTGACAAAACGAAATAACCGATAGGTCCAGAAAGAGAGATTTTTCATGAAATGGAGTTTAGTAGAGTCCATTAGTTCAGGGGGAGAGGCCCCCTGTGTGGTCCAGACAGCATGGCCGCTCTCAGAACTTCTTAAACCTTCACAGTGAACTCATTCACAGCATTTTAGAGTGCGCATGTCTGCAGGTGACTCACAGCTCTCCCGCTgtaaatcaatctctctctctctctctctctctctctctctctctctctctttccttctcttataAATATTCTTCCATACTCAGTGAAGTCAGGCCCAGAATtttgaactaattttttttttaaaaaaaagtttttatttgtgtgtgtgcgcacaggtGTCACattgggggtcagaggacagctttgtggaactgattctctctccatcctgtggcctctggggcttgaactcaggttgtcaggactTGTAGAGCAAGCGATTTTAAGTGCTTttaaccctctgagccatctcagaaACCAAATACATTAACCTTTTTTTatattggttgattgattgattgattggttggttgaaaCAGGTTCTCaccttgtagccctggcttgcctggactgacttcaaactcaacaggtctgcctgcctctacttcttaaattctggcattaaaggcattcTTCATAATaacatgcaatttttttttcttaaaatccaAGAGTGtatgtgggatggggtgggtgggtttAGTATTGAAATAACTGAAACCACAGGAACAAAAGGTACTGGCAAGTGTCTTTTGATTGATGGGCTGGGCTCACGCCAGCAAGTCACACCACCTTACCGAACCTCAGGTTTTTGCAAAGTGGGAGTGATGTTTCTGAACCCATAGTATTGCTAAATAACTGCAAGCTACTTTCCAGCGAACTCCAGGGCATGCCCACCCCCACAGAGCATAGGTTGAAATGTACTAGGAACAATGGGATAATAGAACACATAGAGAAAGCATGCCAGTTTAGCTCTACAGCACAGCATCCTGAATGTAGCTGCTTCTCCAGCAGCATCTGAAATCCTGTTAGAAGTGCACACTCTCAGATTGCACTCGGACCTGTTCTAGAGGTGATCTCACGTAGCccgggctggcttcaaacttgctatgcaGTCAAGGATGAGTCTGAATGTTGGGTGCTCCTCTTCCAgtggtgtataccaccatgcccaattCATGCAGCTccggagatggaacccagggcaaGCAATCTACCCAATTGACTTATAACCCTAGTTCCCCACAAACTACATCTTAACAAGCTCTCTAGGTGACTGTGGTGCAGGCCCAGTTCTGAGAACTGTGTTCTGACTGATCGCTTGATGAATCTGAGGACTCGCTGCCAGATCCTGTGCTATTTCTGAGAGAATTGAGAaggttattttctttatgtggAACTCTCCGCTTTTAAACATTGGCAACTAGTTCAAAATTTAGAAATGAAGTGTGTGGGCTGATAACATACGGGCTCCAGCTGGATCTGCCaccccctgctttctgctttgctcTTTAATCCTCTGAACAGTCCTTCAAGGTGCTGCAATGATGCTCGATTTGTGGAAGACATTGTAGATCCTGAAGGTTCACTTGCATGCCGGTGTACctgctttgtatgtgtgtgtatgcagaggaGAAACTATAGGCCAGCCTCGCTCAGAATCTGGCACCAAAATAAACCTGACCTTAAGAACTTTCATTCCCATCTTCtacctgccttctctctccccgcccccccccccactctaaTTCACATTCCAGTAAGAGAGTGCCAATCAGCAAGGGAGCCTATGAGAGTCTGGGAGGGGTTGGACCTGATGAGATCCCAACCAAGGAAGCTGGATAAGTTCTGGAAGAAAGGTGTGTGCAGCCGTGCCCAGGACTAAATGTTCAGTAGCCATTTGGTCCACAGGCTAAACCAGTTGTTCACCGAAGTGTCCTCTGTGTGCCCTGGGTTTCAGCAGCCTGCTTGCGACTGTGACCCCACCTAGCTCTCACCCTCCTCGCTGTTGACTTTCTCTGAGCTCAGAGTAAATAGCTTCAGCCCCTCCCAACAATGGCATGTCTCTAGTCTCCAGGCTGGGCCTGCAAAGCTGGAGGTCTCAGTCTCCAGGCTGGGCCTGCAAAGCTGGAGGTCTCAGTCTCCAGGCTGGGCCTGCAAAGCGGGAGGAAACCTCTCCAGCCACTTTACCAATGGCCTTCGTCTTCGGTTCAGCAGTTGGATGCATTCATATCAGCAAGGGCTACCCATCTGACATacaggtttttgcttttttgttgttgttgttggaggtgggttttgtttgtttgtttgtttgtttgggggggttgttggttttggtgttttttttttttttgttttttttttttgtttttttttttttggtattttgagacaggatttctctgtgtagccctggctgtcctggaactcactttgtagaccaggctggccttgaactcagaaatccgacttcctctgccttccaagtgctgggattaaaggcgtgcaccaccaccgcccagctctgacTTACAGTTTTTAAAGTCACAGGTGCCTGGAGCCGGGAGCTGTCTGTAAGTACTTCCTGTGTAACTCCCTTGGTCATTGTTTGGGTATTTGCATGCTCAAGTCCCCTGTATAAAGCAGAGTGGCCCCCAACATCCCAATATTTTCCCCTGGCAGTACttgcttttaatatttctactaatttttttaaaaaaagaaataatatatctTTGTCacattcttcccctcccccaacttcttGAAGATCCACACTATCTTCCTACACACCCAACtttgtgttctttctctccccccaccccccaaccaaaatccaaaaaagaaaaacaaaaatcaaatcgaactaaaaaccaaacccaaacaaaacaaaagaaccacaggaagacataaaataaaacaaaacaaaaagtacacaaAAAAGAGTTCATTTGGTATTGGCCCACTACGCCCCCCTGGTATGGGGCCTGTCCCAGAGTGTGGTTGATGTACCCAGGGACACtacattggagaaaactgattttcccttttccgcGGGTGTCAATTGCAAGTAGCTCCTTGATTAAGGGTGGGACTTGATGCCCACTACCTTCCTCAGAACAggaattttgtctggcttgaacctCTGTGAGTCTTACTTGCACTACCATGGTCTCTGTGCATTCTTATGTGTATCAGATGATAAACGCTACATCTGAAGCTTCTGTCCCCCTGGAGTCATCTGTCACCTCTGGCTGTCATTGCCTCTTAGTGAGATGACTGAGTACTACTGCTCTCACAGCTGTGTCATACTGCCCAAGGACAGCAAGAGAAAGATGCCAGAGAGCTGGCCAAAAAAAAGATGAAGTCACAGTAACAGATTCTGGGGCAAGGCTGACAAGGAGCTCAAATCCAAGTCAGGATGTGCAGAGCTCTGTAAGAAAGGTCCTGACTAGAAGTTTATGGTCTTTGAGATGCTAATTCTGGGGTTCCCTGGACAGGAAGCTCTTCAGGAGCAATTTAGTAAAGGTCTTATCAAACTGTTTCAAAACATTGATCCCTAATAACTTACACCAGACACACAAAGCGTGGAGAAGGCCCAGCTGCTGGCAAAGATACATAAACAAGTTCAATGGGCtatacatgtagaaaaataaaatgcattaaatGAAAATCTACAGTGTTTGCTAGAACACATGTATACTCTGGTGTCCTTTAAATCTTGTGGAAACACCAGCTGCCACACATGACTGGACACTATATTGtttgaggaacaagaagaatgaCAGTCAGAGCGTGCTTGATACAGGTGCAGTTTTGTTCCCAAATATTTTCCATTAGAGGTCAGTTGAACCCAAGAACATAGGGCTCAGGATCATAGAGGGTAGGCTGCACTCATCAGGCTCCTTCGTAGCAGTGGGCATTTATCATTTGTTGGGGATTCATGCCTGTGTATGTGGTAGTTACATGCCAGACCCTGGGGTTCCTATGTCAAGAAATATGGACTTCACAGTTGTTTCGGGCAGGAGCATGACTTTAATCATTATTCTTTTCCTCTGTCTATAgtcctgagaattgaacctagggcctcacacacacaccaggcaaacGCCATGTCTACTGAGACACATCCCCAGCACTCGAACATCATTAAGACAGATGACAAAATGGCTTGTCAAAAAGGAGAGGAGTTTCATCCAAGGTCCTTCAAATGGGAAGTGGAGGGGGTAGTGGAGTGACTGGTTCCTGTCACTCCAGGACCAGGGCCAGACACCCCCCCCTTTTTGATTATGGTAACCAGATATATTACCATATCATGTCCTGTGCAAAGCTACAATAAACCCAGCTAAGACACAAAAGATGGAAGTTCATACCATTTGTTAGCTTCAGAGTCCAGGAGAGCAGATAGCAAACTCCACAAGGATACTCTAGGCAACATAGGAAGGGTGAGGAATTTATTATGGAAGCCTACACAAATCCAACTGGGGAGGCTCTCAGAGAAAGGTCCATTTCTGCACAtgcccagtgtggtggtttgaatatgcttggcccagggagcagcactctttggaggtgtggccttgttggagtaggcgtggctttgttgaaggaggcgtgtcactgtgggtgtgggctttgagaccctcaccctagctgcctggaaacctgCTCTcttagcagctttcagatgaagatgtagaactctcagctccgcctgcaccatgcctgcctgcatgctgccatgctcccaccctgatgataatggactgaacctttgaccCAGTAAgcaaaccccaattaaatgtccttatgagagttgccttggttatggtgtctgttcacaacagtaaaacactAACTAACACGCCCAGTTTGTACTGCTAGGTTTTACCTGATAATAAAAGGAAGGGTGTCCTGAAGGTGTCAGCTTTGTGTAGTCACTGTTGTCACCCTCTCTCTGTTATGTGTCATTTGGTAGGTGTGAGGAGGAAACAGAGcctggaggaagaggtggagatcCAAAAATCTTGCCCAGCTTTAGCCGGGAGTTTAGGTGGGGGACAAGCCTCTGAAGTGGTCCAGCCTGTGCATCATATGTAGGTGGCTGAAATCACTCTCTAGTCATAGTAGTGAAATACCCCATCCTGTCCTAATGGATGGGGGTGGGAAAAGGCAAACGATATGCCCGAGAGGGCTAGAAATTGCACGGGCGTTGCTCCTTCCTGGACATGTTCCTAGTCAGATGGGTTCCTTTGTTACCGAGTCTTATTTCTGTAGCCTCCACTAGGCCAGCCTCCACTAATCCCTCAATAGGGCTCTGCACGCTGATCCATCCTTCGGGCCCCAGTCTTGGCCACTTAATCCCCAGCATCTTTTGCCTCCTTTTGGCACCACCCCTGCAGCCTTGCTATTTCTTCTTTAATCCGGAAGCCAGTCATTCCCGGGAGGACAAGAGACTCTTTAAAAATGAACCCAGAGACTCTGGTCTGGGGCCTTCTGCTCCAGCTGCCCTACCTTGCCCTCAGGCCCTAGAGAggtaggaagagaagaagggtgGACAAGTGTCCGGCTGCAGCTGGCTTGGAAGCTGTCTCGGTTCCTGGTTCCCACCAGAGCCAAGAGCGACACCTGATCGCGGGGGATTGTGAAATGGCCTGAGGTGGCAGGGCGCCCGCGCTGCCCGCCGCTGCAGTGCTTCCTACCCGCCTCCTGCACCCCTCATTCGGCCCCGCCCCTCGGCGCGAGTGGTTAAATCCCCCTCATCCTGGCTGCTGGTCacacctgcaccatgcctgcctgtcgcCTATGTTTGCTGGCCGCAGGCCTCCTACTCGGGCTGCTGCTGTTCACCCCCCTCTCAGCCACAGGTGAGTGCAGCCAAGGGTGCGGTGCCCAGACCTGAGTCTCACAAGTGGGGGTTCTGGGACTAAAGTGGGAGGCCagtgaaaatttaaattttgcaGCTCTGGGACCTACAGCTAGTGATCCTTGAAGTTTAGGGTCTGGGGTCCAATGTACTGGGAGGCTTAAAGTTGGAGGGGCGGAGGCTCTCTTTGCGATGAAAAGGAGCGGGACGCTCCCTGGATGGCCGAAGCTTCCAAGCAAAGGCTCAAGTCCCCAGAGGACTGGGGGCTCTGAAGCCAAGCATTAGGGAGCTTCTAGTGTCAGAGACCCCCTGGTCTAGAGATGATGTTATGGGGGGCCCCTGGGTCAGAGAATCCGAAATCCTTGGGGTTGAAATTTGGGGGTCTTGGTGTAGGGAAGAGGGTATGGTGGGACTGGGCTCGGTTCTCCCTCACAATTCTCTGCTCCCGCCCACCCCAAGGCACCGGAGCAGAGAAACCCGGCGTGTGCCCCCAGCTCGAACCAATTACAGACTGCACGAAGGAGTGCGCCTGGGACAAGGACTGCGCAGACAATCGCAAGTGCTGTCCGGCCGGCTGCAGCTCTGTCTGCTCCAACCCTAATGGTAGCCCCGGGGTGACCTGGCGGGGACAGGGCGGGGCTGCGAGAGGTTAGAGCGCCcggttttgggtttggtgaagAAGGGCATCCCAGACCAAGGGACCCCGAGAAGCAGTGGAAACCCGATCCACACGTGCCCCCCGTGTCTGGCCTGGGGTAGATACAAGGGACAAAGGCGTCCGTCGCAGAGGCGCGGCCCAGGGGGAGGAGGTCTCCCCCATTCCTGACTGGACTCGATTCTCTGGTGCATGACGGGCTTCCGGGGCACGCACAGCGAGACTTTGTTCCGGGACCCGGGAGCAGTGGCTTGTAGGCTGGAGAGCAAACCCTGGGTGGCGTCAGGGCTAGGACCGGAGCCTTTAGGGACCTGTtgcctctgggggggggggggggcgttccTCCCGCGTGGCCTTCCACAGTTTGGCCTGGCAAGACTGAAGATTTGTTcctgagagaggaaaaaaatgttggCCACATCCTAAGTTTGTGGAAGTGAGCCACCGAAATAAATGTTCTTGCACAAAGTTACAGCGCCATCCTGTGGCTGGCAGAGGTTCCGTTTCTTTCTTTGACAACGGATTTCCCTGTTGTATCTTTATTTCCACCACCTTCAGGACAGACCGAAGGAGAGCCCTCAGGAACCAAGCTCTCTGAGACGGGTACTACTACTGTATCAGCTGGCCTTGCCCACACTACTCTACTGTCGGGAGGTCAAGTCTCCACGAAGCCACCGGCTGTGACCAGAGAAGGAGGCAACCGAGGTATGGACTCTAAGCATTTTATTTCCCAGAGGGAAAAGCTGAGGctaggaggtgggggtgggggcgagaCGGGAACACAAACCAAAGTTTGTAATTTCTGGTCTTTTGCggggctccagctccagctcctcaTTGTGCCTTTACTATTTTTTCCCAAAGATGCCAGAGAGTCTGGGAGCATTTATACTTAGGGGTCCTAAGGTGCTATGaacaggaagggggaaggggaggtgagACTTGCGGTGGAGGGCAGATTTTGGCTGTGGAGGTACTATGGATGGGCCTGGAAGAGCAGGGACCAGGAAAGACGGAGAGGAGCCAATTGGCACATGAAGCTCTCAGGTGGATAAAGGTATTGCTTCCTTGTGTCAGATGGACAGGCCAGATGGTCTCCTGAGCCAGGGAGGAGCCTGGAGGTTTGAATTGTAGCTGTTCCTAAGTGTATGAGCCTGAATAATTTGCTCTTTGACACTCTACCTGCTCTTCTGCAAAGTGGGAGTGCTAGCACCCATCTGTCGGTGTGGGGGCTAAAGGTAATGGCGCTCAAGGTGCAAAGGTACTCAAAAGAGTGGGCGTTCTGCACAAGACAGCTTGCTTCGGTCCTGCATCCTTTCCTGgctcttctcattttgtctcAAGGTGGCCACCAAGAGGACCTGTGCTAGCGAAGCCAGGATGCTGGCAACCTCTCCTCATGGTCCTTTACCTGCCCACCCACTTCACTGTCTGCATCTTTCCTTTCCCCAGGCTTTGGCCTGGTGCTTCTCTTGAATGGAACATGGTGTGGGTTTGGTGTGTGGTGTGAGGGGTGCGTGTGGTATGCAGGGTGTGTGGTGATGGTTTTTATATCTGCATGGGTGATTGTGCATGTATGGAGGGTCATGGCTCTGCATGAGTGTACCTATGGGAGTCATTGTGGAGAATGTGTGTCACCTCTCACACGTGCACTGCCCTAGACGGTTTATAAAGTAGGCATGGAGCCTGGTGGTAAATACATACACCCTGGAGCCAGATCTCCTGTGGTTCAAATCCTGCCTCAGTCCTCCATGGCCTTAGGCAAGACACTTAACTCTctactgcctcagtttccccatttccAATGTAAGGAAATATTAGCAGAACCATGCCTACTTTAGCATGTAAGGAAATATTACCAGGCTCCATGCCTACTTTATAAACCGTCTAGGGCAGTGCACGTGTGAGAGGAGACACATTCTCCACAATGACTCCCATAGGTACCCTGGCAGGTACACTCATGCAGAGCCATGGTCCTCCTTACATACACGATCACATAGACGCAAAAACTGAGGCAGTAGAGAGTTAAGTGTCTTGCCTAAGGCCATGGAGGTCTGAGGCAGGATTTGAACCATGATAAACTCAGACAGGTAGCTCTGCTATTGGCGAACCAGGCCAGTGCTCACCCAGGCTTTGCTGATTGTTTATCTGTAGTCCCCAGCTTCCTTCCCCTTGCTTCCTtgtctaatagaaaagaagggcACCTGCCCCAGCGTGGACTTCCCCAAGCTCGGCCTCTGTGAGGACCAGTGCCAGGTGGACAGTGAGTGTCCTGGCAACATGAAATGCTGCCGCAATGGCTGTGGGAAGATGGCCTGCACCACACCCAAATTCTGAGGTAGGTGGGATCAGGAGAGAAAGCTCAGAAACGCCTAGGTATGAGGGTCCTTTCAGTTTGTTGAAATGGAAGAGGCAGGAAAACACCGTGATAACAGATCTGTTTATTCACTTGCACTAACATAACTACTATTCATCTACACTGTGTGGATAATGTACGAGCCAGCGAGGCAGACAGGAGAGGCTGGGTGATAGGTTTTCTTGTCTACAGgcaaggaaagaaagagacaagCTGATTTTGCAGCAGGTCTCAGGGAGATACTTGCTGTGGGCAACGTCCCTCGGGGACGGGGACGGGAGGATTCACAGACTCACCAGAGAGTGGACAGATGAGAGGACCCTGCCCGGGAGAGAGCGGTGGCCGGGTCCACCAGTTCATGATGAACAGTGTGGGGTTTGCTGACAAATATCTGAACTCTCTTTTTGTTTAACAGGGACTTCAGTAAGTTAGAATTTGGAAGTGGGTAGCTGTGTCCTAGGGGAGGGGACAATGGCTGGTGGGGTTGAGGAGATGATATGTATCCCTTTGAATGCTTAGTGAGAGACGGGAGGTTGATCATCTTTTACTCCCAAGGCCCGCCTGTGTGGACAGATGTGGTCAAGGTTGCTAACTTTGGCTGCGTTTATTAGTTGTGTCTGGTAATGGGCTAAGTATTTAATCTGAGATAGACAGGATTAAATTCAGCACTTTTAGTGCCTCAGGCACTACAAGAAGAAATTTTGGGTCGCCCTTCCCTTTGTATGTGATTAAAACTAAAATACTATTAAGtcggagctagagagatgacgtGGGTGTTT
It encodes the following:
- the Wfdc2 gene encoding WAP four-disulfide core domain protein 2, which codes for MPACRLCLLAAGLLLGLLLFTPLSATGTGAEKPGVCPQLEPITDCTKECAWDKDCADNRKCCPAGCSSVCSNPNGQTEGEPSGTKLSETGTTTVSAGLAHTTLLSGGQVSTKPPAVTREGGNREKKGTCPSVDFPKLGLCEDQCQVDSECPGNMKCCRNGCGKMACTTPKF